Proteins co-encoded in one Actinomadura luteofluorescens genomic window:
- a CDS encoding oxygenase MpaB family protein: MPATVQPPESVTWRVHIDRSMWIGGVRSLMLQALHPMAMWGVWQNSNFREDPFGRLQRTSDFVGLGTFGSPEEVEEAAYRVREIHRSLRILNHDTGRKERLDQPELLLWVHCAEVYSYLEVARRAGLPLTDAMADRYLYEQRKSATLVGLHADDVPGCVAEMEAFFAEMRPRLRVTEEAAETVRFLMWPTLPDNLKFLSPGKPGYFPFGALCYYSLPDWARQMYGALPEVPQPAVTAALKSFRLAMNSVPERVHDYAFAKNTRDMLDRSRQRLADDGYDLSKGLYGLRDPRRWPDRRALTPA; this comes from the coding sequence ATGCCGGCGACCGTCCAGCCACCCGAGAGCGTCACCTGGCGCGTCCACATCGACCGGTCCATGTGGATCGGCGGGGTGCGCAGCCTGATGCTCCAGGCGCTGCACCCCATGGCGATGTGGGGCGTCTGGCAGAACTCCAACTTCCGCGAGGACCCGTTCGGGCGGCTTCAGCGCACGTCCGACTTCGTCGGCCTCGGCACGTTCGGCAGCCCGGAGGAGGTCGAGGAGGCCGCCTACCGGGTGCGGGAGATCCATCGGAGCCTGCGCATCCTCAACCACGACACCGGCAGGAAGGAGCGGCTCGACCAGCCCGAACTGCTGCTGTGGGTGCACTGCGCCGAGGTGTACTCCTACCTGGAGGTGGCGCGGCGGGCCGGGCTGCCGCTGACGGACGCCATGGCCGACAGGTACCTGTACGAGCAGCGCAAGTCGGCGACGCTCGTCGGGCTGCACGCCGACGACGTCCCCGGCTGCGTGGCCGAGATGGAGGCGTTCTTCGCCGAGATGCGGCCGCGGTTGCGGGTCACCGAGGAGGCCGCGGAGACCGTCCGGTTCCTCATGTGGCCGACGCTGCCGGACAACCTGAAGTTCCTCTCCCCCGGCAAGCCCGGCTACTTCCCGTTCGGGGCGCTCTGCTACTACTCGCTGCCTGACTGGGCCCGCCAGATGTACGGGGCCCTGCCGGAGGTGCCGCAGCCCGCGGTGACGGCGGCGCTGAAGTCGTTCCGGCTCGCGATGAACTCGGTGCCCGAGCGCGTCCACGACTACGCGTTCGCGAAGAACACTCGCGACATGCTGGACCGCTCCCGGCAGCGGCTCGCGGACGACGGCTACGACCTGAGCAAGGGCCTGTACGGCCTGCGCGACCCGCGCCGCTGGCCCGACCGCCGAGCCCTCACCCCCGCTTGA
- a CDS encoding RecB family exonuclease, which translates to MPQRLYTCTPSRLNTWLDCPRRYRMTYLDRPMPPKGPPWAHNSVGASVHNALAGWWRLPVHERSPEAAGRLLLRGWLTDGFRDEAQSAQWRERAREMTERYVAGLDPSDEPLGVERTVATRTDRIAVSGRIDRLDARGSELVVVDYKTGRHVLTADDARGSLAMAIYAVAASRVLRRPCRRVELHHLPSGEVAVWEHTEESLARHIRRAEQIAAEAAAADEAYRAGAGKRAGVPKPREGEVEHAPYDEMFPPRPGNLCSWCDFARHCPEGREAAPRKEPWAALPVDAV; encoded by the coding sequence ATGCCTCAGCGGCTTTACACGTGCACGCCTTCGCGGCTGAACACGTGGCTGGACTGCCCGCGCCGGTACCGGATGACGTACCTCGACCGTCCGATGCCGCCCAAGGGGCCGCCGTGGGCGCACAACAGCGTCGGGGCGAGCGTGCACAACGCGCTGGCCGGCTGGTGGCGGCTGCCCGTCCACGAGCGCAGCCCCGAGGCGGCCGGGAGGCTGCTGCTCCGCGGCTGGCTGACCGACGGGTTCCGGGACGAGGCGCAGTCCGCGCAGTGGCGCGAGCGGGCCCGGGAGATGACGGAGCGGTACGTCGCCGGGCTGGACCCGTCCGACGAGCCGCTCGGCGTCGAGCGCACCGTGGCGACCCGCACCGACCGGATCGCGGTGTCCGGCCGCATCGACCGGCTGGACGCGCGCGGCTCCGAGCTGGTCGTCGTGGACTACAAGACCGGGCGGCACGTGCTGACCGCCGACGACGCCCGCGGCTCGCTGGCGATGGCGATCTACGCGGTGGCGGCGTCGCGCGTCCTGCGCCGCCCGTGCCGCCGGGTCGAGCTGCACCATCTGCCGTCGGGCGAGGTCGCGGTGTGGGAGCACACCGAGGAGTCGCTGGCCCGGCACATCCGGCGCGCCGAGCAGATCGCCGCCGAGGCCGCGGCCGCCGACGAGGCCTACCGCGCGGGCGCGGGGAAGCGCGCCGGGGTGCCGAAGCCCCGTGAAGGGGAGGTCGAGCACGCCCCGTACGACGAGATGTTCCCGCCGCGTCCGGGGAACCTGTGCTCGTGGTGCGACTTCGCCCGCCACTGCCCGGAGGGCCGGGAGGCCGCCCCGCGCAAGGAGCCGTGGGCGGCGCTCCCCGTCGACGCCGTCTAG
- a CDS encoding MBL fold metallo-hydrolase, with protein sequence MDARIEQVVTSGKLTLDDTEYDVENNTYIVGDDDEVIVIDPANDAEAILKEVGDREVMAVLLTDGNEHRLSVVLEVAAAGEEDEDDWAPIALHRADRLLWRDYFGRLAKEEDDEDDAKALRSLEPDIWLEDGGVFEIGEAQLEVVHTPGHTPGSVCVISEQLGLLFSGDTLHRGRPGSVGGVYEDLRKQLNSIGALLTPLPKDLRVLPAQGEETTVGDEDARWESWGSMARESDD encoded by the coding sequence GTGGACGCGCGCATCGAACAGGTGGTGACGTCAGGGAAGCTCACCCTGGACGACACCGAGTACGACGTCGAGAACAACACCTACATCGTCGGCGACGACGACGAGGTCATCGTGATCGACCCGGCCAACGACGCCGAGGCCATCCTCAAGGAGGTCGGTGACCGCGAGGTCATGGCCGTCCTGCTGACCGACGGCAACGAGCACCGCCTCAGCGTGGTCCTCGAAGTGGCCGCGGCCGGAGAGGAGGACGAGGACGACTGGGCGCCGATCGCGCTCCACCGCGCCGACCGGCTGCTGTGGCGCGACTACTTCGGCCGCCTCGCCAAGGAGGAGGACGACGAGGACGACGCCAAGGCGCTGCGCTCCCTCGAACCCGACATCTGGCTGGAGGACGGCGGCGTCTTCGAGATCGGCGAGGCGCAGCTGGAGGTCGTGCACACCCCGGGCCACACGCCCGGCAGCGTCTGCGTGATCAGCGAGCAGCTCGGCCTGCTGTTCTCCGGCGACACCCTGCACCGCGGCCGTCCCGGCTCGGTCGGCGGCGTCTACGAGGACCTGCGCAAGCAGCTCAACTCGATCGGCGCGCTGCTGACCCCGCTGCCGAAGGACCTGCGGGTCCTGCCCGCGCAGGGCGAGGAGACCACCGTCGGCGACGAGGACGCCCGCTGGGAGAGCTGGGGCTCCATGGCGCGGGAGTCTGACGACTAA
- a CDS encoding PHP domain-containing protein: protein MRIDLHCHSDASDGTRPPAEVVRRARENGVDVVALTDHDTVAGWDEAAASLPDGLALVPGIELSCKEDGRSLHMLGYLFDPAEPVLAAELARIRDDRVVRARGMVERLRELGAGVTWDMVGALARGEAVGRPHIARAMVEAGVIETADEAFTSRWIAQGGRAYVERYALDPERAIALIRAAGGVCVLAHPRARRRGYVFGDEVIERLAAAGLAGVETDHPDHAAEDRARLRGLAASLGLAATGSSDDHGAFTGDRIGAETTAPDAFETLRAAATGGDLRLPDRRGESR from the coding sequence ATGCGGATCGATCTGCACTGCCACAGCGACGCCTCCGACGGGACCCGGCCGCCGGCGGAGGTCGTCCGGCGGGCGCGCGAGAACGGCGTCGACGTCGTCGCGCTGACCGACCACGACACCGTCGCCGGCTGGGACGAGGCCGCCGCGTCCCTCCCGGACGGCCTGGCGCTCGTCCCCGGCATCGAGCTGTCGTGCAAGGAGGACGGCCGGAGCCTGCACATGCTCGGCTACCTGTTCGACCCGGCGGAGCCGGTGCTGGCCGCCGAGCTGGCCAGGATCCGCGACGACCGGGTGGTCCGGGCGCGCGGCATGGTGGAGCGGCTCCGCGAGCTCGGCGCCGGCGTCACCTGGGACATGGTCGGCGCGCTGGCCAGGGGAGAGGCGGTCGGGCGGCCGCACATCGCGCGCGCGATGGTGGAGGCGGGCGTGATCGAGACGGCGGACGAGGCGTTCACGTCCCGGTGGATCGCGCAGGGCGGCCGCGCCTACGTCGAGCGGTACGCGCTCGACCCGGAGCGGGCGATCGCGCTCATCCGCGCGGCCGGGGGAGTGTGCGTCCTGGCGCACCCGCGGGCGCGCCGCCGCGGGTACGTGTTCGGCGACGAGGTGATCGAGAGGCTCGCCGCCGCCGGGCTCGCCGGGGTCGAGACCGACCACCCCGACCACGCCGCCGAGGACCGCGCCCGCCTGCGCGGCCTGGCCGCCTCGCTGGGCCTCGCCGCGACCGGTTCCAGCGACGACCACGGGGCGTTCACCGGCGACCGGATCGGCGCCGAGACCACCGCGCCGGACGCCTTCGAGACGCTCCGCGCGGCCGCCACCGGCGGCGATCTCCGTCTGCCCGACCGGCGCGGCGAATCGCGGTAG
- a CDS encoding DUF6758 family protein, protein MRAEPTCPRCAGPLSAPSLWSSDWSCGVHGAVLPRQPSNRPGPEGLAVALRDARVPLWTPWPLPAAWLLTGFATVGDERSGARATAAAVSGPGLLHGPADMVLIAEEPGIGFGAHFAGLAGPDPGTAFNGGPPHVRLDVGGPAATCGQTVPMWAVGDRPDRAAYVGEAMGNWLWAVLWPADAGVLMVERLTLLDLREPGMDLDLPYGAYSPRLDD, encoded by the coding sequence ATGAGGGCGGAGCCCACATGCCCGCGCTGCGCGGGCCCTCTGAGCGCGCCGAGCCTCTGGTCGAGCGACTGGAGCTGCGGCGTGCACGGCGCCGTACTGCCGAGGCAGCCGTCGAACCGTCCCGGCCCCGAGGGCCTGGCCGTCGCTCTGCGGGACGCGAGGGTCCCCCTCTGGACGCCCTGGCCGCTTCCGGCGGCCTGGCTCCTCACGGGCTTCGCCACGGTCGGGGACGAGCGCTCGGGCGCCCGCGCGACCGCCGCCGCGGTGTCCGGGCCGGGGCTGCTGCACGGCCCCGCCGACATGGTTTTGATCGCCGAGGAGCCGGGCATCGGCTTCGGCGCCCACTTCGCGGGGCTCGCGGGCCCCGACCCCGGCACCGCCTTCAACGGCGGCCCGCCGCACGTGCGGCTGGACGTCGGAGGCCCCGCCGCGACCTGCGGGCAGACGGTCCCGATGTGGGCGGTCGGGGACCGCCCCGACCGCGCCGCCTACGTCGGCGAGGCGATGGGGAACTGGCTGTGGGCGGTGCTGTGGCCCGCCGACGCCGGGGTGCTCATGGTGGAGCGCCTCACCCTGCTCGACCTCCGCGAGCCGGGCATGGACCTCGACCTCCCCTACGGCGCCTACAGCCCCCGTCTCGACGACTGA
- a CDS encoding NUDIX hydrolase — protein MRVRCVGGIVRDGEGRFLLVRRGHPPGEGLWSIPGGRVEPGEDDRAAVARELREETGLDVLVGALAGTVERPGPGVVYEIHDYTATVAGGTLRAGDDASDVRWAAPGDLGALPITPGLLDALTGWGLL, from the coding sequence ATGCGAGTGCGCTGCGTGGGCGGGATCGTGCGGGACGGCGAGGGGCGGTTCCTGCTGGTCAGGCGCGGACACCCGCCGGGCGAGGGCCTGTGGTCGATCCCGGGCGGACGGGTCGAGCCCGGCGAGGACGACCGGGCGGCGGTCGCCCGGGAACTGAGGGAGGAGACCGGTCTGGACGTCCTCGTCGGCGCCCTGGCCGGGACGGTCGAGCGCCCCGGCCCCGGCGTCGTCTACGAGATCCACGACTACACGGCGACCGTGGCCGGCGGGACGCTCCGCGCGGGCGACGACGCCTCCGACGTCCGCTGGGCGGCCCCCGGCGATCTCGGCGCCCTCCCGATCACGCCCGGCCTCCTCGACGCCCTCACCGGATGGGGCCTCCTATGA
- a CDS encoding CPBP family intramembrane glutamic endopeptidase, giving the protein MPYWDGAPAQPPGGHHPGPYGPGYGIQAVKRPWTVATPKAAPFHRLARNEVHRWWRPLAGTFGIAAAGLGLAIGLMIVGVIVRVVVTGEAPDTSGTDTDAIFGDQTADLAYNLGALALFLPVVLAAAWVVQRRRPGTLSSVAGRLRWRWLLACSGLAILFCVVSFGTSLAASAAIDDQSGGDEHWVGWGRFIAPAIVIILLVPLQSAAEEYAFRGWMLQAVGACTLENVRNRVGRALSVVFRTPWPGIVVGSALFTAGHGYTGWGILDIFAFGAIAAWLAVRTGGLESGIALHVFNNLTAFLGPAAIGELDIEQGSVPWQVVAADVVPMLLYAAAVVWLARRMRVRTVTAGPGDGDTPVTAATEPVHAS; this is encoded by the coding sequence ATGCCGTACTGGGACGGGGCGCCGGCGCAGCCGCCGGGGGGGCACCACCCGGGCCCCTACGGCCCCGGGTACGGGATCCAGGCGGTGAAGCGGCCCTGGACGGTGGCGACGCCCAAGGCGGCCCCGTTCCACCGGCTGGCGCGCAACGAGGTGCACCGGTGGTGGCGCCCGCTGGCGGGGACCTTCGGGATCGCCGCCGCGGGGTTGGGGCTGGCCATCGGGCTGATGATCGTGGGCGTCATCGTCCGGGTGGTGGTCACGGGCGAGGCCCCCGACACCTCCGGGACGGACACCGACGCGATCTTCGGCGACCAGACGGCCGACCTGGCGTACAACCTCGGGGCCCTGGCGCTGTTCCTGCCGGTCGTGCTGGCCGCGGCGTGGGTCGTCCAGCGGCGGCGGCCGGGCACGCTGTCCTCGGTCGCGGGGCGGCTGCGCTGGCGCTGGCTCCTCGCCTGCTCGGGCCTGGCGATCCTGTTCTGCGTCGTGTCCTTCGGGACGTCGCTGGCCGCCTCGGCCGCGATCGACGACCAGTCGGGCGGCGACGAGCACTGGGTCGGGTGGGGACGGTTCATCGCCCCGGCCATCGTCATCATCCTGCTGGTGCCGCTCCAGTCGGCGGCCGAGGAGTACGCGTTCCGCGGCTGGATGCTCCAGGCCGTGGGCGCGTGCACCCTGGAGAACGTCAGGAACCGCGTCGGGCGCGCCCTCAGCGTCGTGTTCCGCACGCCGTGGCCGGGGATCGTCGTGGGCTCGGCGCTGTTCACCGCCGGGCACGGCTACACGGGCTGGGGGATCCTCGACATCTTCGCGTTCGGCGCGATCGCGGCATGGCTCGCGGTGCGGACGGGCGGGCTGGAGTCCGGCATCGCCCTGCACGTGTTCAACAACCTGACGGCGTTCCTCGGGCCCGCGGCGATCGGCGAGCTCGACATCGAGCAGGGGAGCGTCCCCTGGCAGGTCGTCGCGGCGGACGTCGTCCCGATGCTGCTGTACGCGGCCGCCGTCGTGTGGCTGGCCCGGCGGATGCGGGTCCGGACCGTCACGGCGGGCCCCGGAGACGGCGACACGCCGGTCACGGCGGCCACGGAGCCGGTGCACGCCTCATAG